Below is a genomic region from Triticum dicoccoides isolate Atlit2015 ecotype Zavitan chromosome 5A, WEW_v2.0, whole genome shotgun sequence.
ATCTTTTCCTGACCCTAGAGGTTATGTAGAGTGGGATTGCTTAGTTCCCCTCACAACTTCCTCTTCTCCTGCAATTGCGTACACCAAAGAATATTTGTCTGGCCATCCTGTCATGTTTAACAGTTTAAGCATAAATGTTTCTTCTGCCTTTGTTAACAAACATGTTCCAACGGTTGTGGTGATATTTCGGTGTTCATGTATGAGGTTGATGCAGTGATTGGAGCTTTGCAACGATTGCACTGGAAAGCATACAgacataggctctgtttggatgtaGATACTCAAGCCACGGAATTGAAATGGGGTGTTTATCAGAATTTGCTTATCAGTACTACTATTATGTCTGTTCAGAGTCGAAAATTTCTACATGTAAAAGGATTCTGGACGATCGTACTTCCTCTCTTGTACCGAAATTGAAATGTTGTACCAACATTGGCCATACCCATATTCTGCATGAAATTTCGTCTGGACAATTTGCTTCACTTGAATCAAAGAACTTCCTAGTTTCTTTACTTTCTAAACATGCTACCAGGATCTCGGAATCACGACCGCTACAGCTCCCACATAACTGCAGGTCGCACTACAGCTTTGACTGTTTGCTGAAATCAGAACAAAGTGGCAAACTGGTGCGCGTGAGAGTGacaaacagttgggccaaatcctgAAGAAAGCTCAAATCCCTCAAAAGTGACACAAATCACTGGAGCAGGGGGAAACGGCAAATCATAGATGACACTTTGATTTGAGGAGAAGCCACAGACTACTTGGTAAAAGAGAAACTGGGTCCATGCGGAAACAAATTGGTCTCTACAGATGGAATGAATATGCATGCACTTAAAACGCAAAAATGAGCTCCAAACACATTTGTACACAGACAGAATATAAAAGTGATTCAATAGAACACACAGAACATGTTGCTATTACAATACGGCAACAAATAACAAAGCTCTGGTTCCATACGATAGTCAGCATTGTATTTATTTCGACAAAGAGAAAAAAACAAAGCACTTCTTACCTAAGCTTGCAGTAGTTCTAGTTCTCAAAACACCATGATGGATAGAGAATATATGCATAAAAGTCCACGAGAACAACATAGGGCGACTCGAGCATAGCTCTTACTAACTTCCTACACAGCGCTCTTCTACCAGTCTTCTCTACTGGTAGTTCCTCCCTGGCCCGTCCCTGCCCTCATAGGGAGGAGGGGCGGCGTTGCTGTAGTTACCGCCACCTTGGTAGCCTGGGTTACCACCTGGTTGGCCCTGGTAGTCTGGTgcaccaccaccatagctaggaccACCGCCATGGTAGGGAGGAGGCTGGTTGCCACCTGCGAAAGGTGGCGGCGGGTTGCCTCCTGGCGCTCCACCCTGGTATCCAGGGTTGTTGCTATGGTAGGCTGGGCCTGGTCCATTGTGCATGTTGCCACCAGGATTACCCTGGTAACCTTGGTTACCAGCTTGGTAGCCAGGGGCTGGGGCACCTCGGTATCCAGGGGGTGGTGGTGCATTTGGATAGTTTGGTCCACCTCCTGCAGCATAGCCTGCCTGTGGGTTTGGTGCATGGGGCTGGTAATTTGGTGGAGCACCTGAAGGCGGTGGCGGGCCCTGTGCACCACGACTTGGAGGAGCAGCATCATGGGGTGGCATTTGGTTTGGAGGCCCACTCTGGTAGGCCTGTGTGTTCTCCCTTCTCCTTTCAAAGTTCCTCGACCTGTCAAAGTTGCGAGGCCTGTCATTGCGCCGGGATCTTTCATTGGCACGGGCATTGTTTCTCACCCACTCCTCATGGTATTTGGGGTCGTAAGGAACAGCTTGTCCATCTATAAATGGTTCTCCTGAAATACAAGGCATCAGATACACTCTCTTACATATGGACACGGATGAAAACTGGAAAAAGTGCACAAGCTCAAATAATCCAGGGAAGAAACGGCAGGTTAAAATGTTAAAAACTGCCACCTCAAGGGGCTCAAATTGCCAGGACAGAATGACAAACACTTGATATTATAAATCGTCTTGCTCAAAGCACTCGACAGGCTAGATAATCATACAGATTTGCATTTTTATCTTAGGATATAGCCCTTATCTTATACTGTACTAGGATATATAGTTCTAGGAGGACGATGTATACTTTAAACAAAAGCTGGAAACTACAGAAGCGCTATCATATAGCTCTCATATCAATTTTGAGTTGTACTCTGTTATATTCAGGTTTCATCAGATGACAGAAGTTTGTAGTTTGTAGCGTTACCAAAAAGTTACAGGGGCCAACATAAGCTCAAAATTCAATTAAAAATTAACGAAGTTGTCACCAAACACCATTTCTTTCAGTTGAAAAGATATTTTACATACTGGTTACATCCTTTACTATATACTGTAGGAATGAAGATACAGAGAGCAGTCAAGATTTAACTCAAATACTAGAAAACTCCACGATAACAACAATGAGATGTTCATCACTAAACAGATAAATGCTTAACTATAAATCAACGGGGTACAGAAGCAAATCAGCAGAACAAATAAGATAACAATGATGATCATTGTTTAATAAATGGAAAAATATTCTGACAGGATAACAATATTAACCTTTTGAGTAAAAATACAATTCCTAAAATGCATGTGCTACAGGAAATTACAACATCTAGAAAAAGTATTATATAGGGATTCTGAAAATTCCTAGATCTGGAACATGCAATTAAGATAATCATAACACAACATCATAGTAGCAGCACAGAGTGGTAAATCTATTACCTAGTCAGGGAAAGAGCAACAGGCATTTAAAATTATTATACTGTAGTCAATATTCAGTCAGATAGTACATAATCATTACCTCCATAGTCCTTATTTCTGACGTCCAGGTATGAATCAGGAAGAACCCAACGGACTTTAGGCAACTCTGAAAACAATAATTTAGGGGCATTTAACACAAGATCATTTTAAGTCACCTTCATAAAAAGATCACATACAAGACTTTTCATGTAATGATCAATACCTTTGAGTTTGTAGGAGAGTTCCTCAGATACTAGGGCACCAAAAGCAAAATAATGCCTAGTTGACACAGAGTAGATCTTCATCCTTGCTTCGTCTTCACTGGAACATAGGAAAGATCCAAGATACAGATATGTTATGAATAGCACATGGATGACTAAAAACACACTTCATGTTAAGACTGAAGACAACCAAGACATCATGGAGAATTCTGTTCTATTATCATCAAACCAATAAGTTGTTATGGTTCAGAGAAGCAAAGAAAAATACTAAGAAACGGTGAAACTGCAAGAGATGTCCACCAAAAAAGTTAGTGAACTCACAGTTGTCTAGGTACCAAAAACAGATAATAAGCATGATCCCCAAGTAATGTGAAAGGAGCATTAAAATGATAAAATTGCACAAAAATGAGATAGGAACAATGGACACATTATCGCACTTCTCCAATTCCGACTCATAACCCATGAAATCGATAAAAATACCTCCATCAGTAAATCTACAAAATAACCAAACTTCAACGACCCCTCTCTAACTGAGTCTCTACACCCACTAATTTCCAAACACCCTGAAACATGTCGGTGCATCAGAACAATACCCCACCCACATAGACCATACAAATGAATCCCCACTCTGTCATAACCATACTACCATAGTTAATATTGCATATAAAAGACTAAGAACAACAAGCATGATCTCTAAAACAGTGATCAGAGCATCAGTCGTCTCTATTCAACTAACATAGCAATTTCAAACATCCATGCGGTCATTATTGCTGCATAATAAATTAAAAAAGCCCTGGTCAGGAACTGGTAATTTCAATCTCTGTACAAACAAATTGGAGGCTAGTATCACAACAGACGCTAGCACACCATCCACTACATTACCTTAACAACGCTCGCCATTCCCCACCCCGAATCCCCTCCACAGAATCCAGATCCAAACATACGCACCATAAAACTACCCTGATGCGAGGAGCGCGTCAGTGCGGGAGGGGGATGTGGCACGGGGAGCCATACCTTCCGACGACCTGGGCGAGGGTCTTGATGTACCCGTCGATGATCTCGTCGCGGGTGACGTCGGGGTTGGCGCCGTCGCCTGGGGGCGGCTCCATGACGACGAGCCAGTGCTCGAAGTCGCAGCCGTCGAGGAGGATCGTCTCCTTGGGCGGGCGGTTGCTCCAGTTCGGGGACGAGTCCCGCAGCGACGAGTTCGCGGGCTGCGTCGCgaatcgcctcgccgccgcccagggCGCCGCGGCGGGGGACGGGACCAGCGCCGCCGGGAGGaggctccccgcggccgcgaccggGCGGAGGaagcgggaggcggcggcgtggaggggCGAGGCCCTGGAGAGGAGGAGCGCGCGCGACGCCGACGCCATGGTGGAAAACCCTAGCGGGGATGGGGGATGGGGGAAATGGGACGGGGAGTGACCACGGGGGTTTAAGGCTTCAGCGAGAGTGCGATTTATAGAGGGGCCCGTGTTTCGTTGCGGCCACCGAAATATCTCCATTCACTGGGCTTGGGCTGTAAAGAGTGTGATCTGTTGTATTAGGGATATGGGCCTCCATGTGTAATGGGCCGCAAAAGAAGATCGATGCGATTCGATTTCGGCCTAGGATCTAAGCCTTTCACGTGTTTATGTGCCAATCAACAAATAACACAGCTTTTGTCTAAAAAAAACAGCTCTGGCACCATAGTCAGCAGTCAGCACTGTGTTTATTTCGATATAAAGTGAACAAACAATGAGCACATACGAAAACATAGTCATCACAGCATTATATTTATTTGGACAAAGTGGGAATACAATGAGCACTTAGCTAAGCTTCTAGTAATTCTAGTTCTCAAAACACCAATAGGGAGAGAGAATAGTATACATGCATAAAAGTCCATGAGAGCAAGTGAGCAACAAACGAGAGTACAAGACACGAGCAGAGCATGTACGAACTTCCTACGCGGTGCTCTTCTAGCAGTGCTCTCTATTGGTAATGCCTCCCTGGCCCGTCCCTGTGCTCTTCTAGCAGTGTTCTCTATTGGTAATGCCTCCCTGGCCCGTCCCTGCCCTCATAGGTCGGTGGTGCGGCATTGTTGTAGTTGCCACTGCCCTCCTGGTAGCTTATGTTTTGGTATCCTTGTgcaccaccaccatagctaggaccAACGCCTTGGTAGGGAGGATTGTTGCCATCTGGGGAAGGGGGCGACGGATTGCCACCTGGACCTCCACCCTGGTATCCAGGGTTGTTGCTCAGATAGGCAGGGCTTGGACCGCCGTGCATGTTGCCACCATGGTTACCTTGGTTACCAGCTTGATACCCAGGAGTTGGGGCACCTTGGTATCCAGGGTGTGGTGTGTTCTGATAGTTTGGTCCCCCTGCTGGAACATAACCTGATTGTCGGTTTGCTGCATGGGGCTAGTAATTTGGTGGTGGCAGCCCTTGTGCAGGGCGCATTGGAGAAGTGTCGCGGGGTGGCATTTGGTTCTGATCTTCGGTTGATGGTCGGGAAGACTGGTAACTTGGTGGAGCAGACCTGCTTTGGTATGTGTGTTCTCCCTTCTCTTGTCAAAGTTACGAGGTCTGTCGCCGCGTTTGTGCCGGGGTTCATTAGCACGACGATTGTTAATCACCCATTCCTCATGGTATTTGGGATCGTAAGGAACAGCTTGCCCATCAATAAATGGTTCCCCCGAAATGCAAGAAAAGGCATCAGATATACCAAGATATCTTTACCATGTGAAGAAGATGAAAAATGAATATGTTGCACAATCTCAAATCATCCAGGAAATGCAACAGGTTAAGATGTTAAAGCTGCCACCTCAAGGAGCTTAAAGGCCAAGACAGAACGACAAACACTTATATGTTAATAAGAGAGACAGATTGCAGCCAAAAACGTATACCACTAGGAGGACTATATATATTTTAAACAAACACTAGCAACTAGAGAAGTGGTTCAGTGTCATATACTCagcttcaaaaacgtttttgtattatgggacggagggagtagctcctaATTAATTTTAAGTGAACTGTGTAATATGCAGGTTTCATCACAAACAAAAGTTTGTGGTTAGTAACAGTGGCCAACGTAACTTCCCAGTTACGTATCAGTTAATCAAGTTGTCACCAATCTTCATTTTTGTTATTGAATAGATATCATATGTATTGGTGACATCCTTTACTACATATTGTAGAAATGAAGatacagagagcagcgaagagtatACTCAAATACTAGAAATTTGAATTTCCACATGATACCAATGATAAGATGTTCACCACTACTATAGTTTACTGCTAAACTATAATGCAAAATGCTACAGGAATTGCAGCACAAATTGGATACCAACAGTGATCATTAATCAATAAATGGAAAAATAATCTGAAGGTAAATCATGCTCTAAGACTTAGTAAAAATACAATTCCTAAAAGCATGTGCTAGACAAAATTACAACCTCAAACAGAAGTACTCcctcctaaatataaatctttttagagatttcaaatggactactacatatagatgtatatatacatattttagagcgtagatATTAGGAattgtatgtagtcatttgttgaaatctctgcaAAGacctatatttaagaacggagggagtattatataggGATTCTCAAAATTCCTAGGTCTGGAACATGCAATTAAGATAGATGCTCATAACACAACATAATAAATAGCAGCTGAGTGGTAAATCTATTAACTAATCAGGGGGTAAGCAGCAACCATTTCAAATTATTATAGTGGACAAGTAAGATAGGAAGCACATAATCATTTACCTCCGTAGTCCTTGTTTCTGACATCCAGATATGAATCAGGAAGGACCCAGCGGACCTTAGGCAACTCTGGAGATAAAAATTTAGAGGCATGAGGTTACACGAAGACCATGTGAAGTCACCTTCATAAAAAGTTGCAATACCAAAAATTTCATGTAATGATCAATACCTTTGAGTTTATAGGAGAGTTCCTCAGATACTAGGGCTCCAAAAGCAAAATAATGCCGAGTTGACACAGAGTAGATCTTCATCCTTGCTTCTTCTTCACTGGAAGATAGGAAAGATTCAAGATACAGATATGTTAATTATGAAGCACAAAGATGACTTGAAACACATTTCATGTTAGCACTGGAGACAACCAAGACATCAAGGAGAACTCTATTCTGTTCTCCTCAAAGCAATGAGTTGTTATGGTTCAAAGAGGCAAACAAAATTACTAAGAAATGGTGAAACTGCAACATAGTCCAAGGAAGTTAGTGCACTGATAGTCGTCTATGTACATACAAATAACTGACACCAAGCATGCTCCTCAAGCCAGAATCACCATCAACACAAATGATTGAGTGTGATTCCTAAATGAATATGCATAGAAATCATCATGTAAATGATTAAGTGACACAAAACAGCTAGGTAAGGTACACTTATCGCGCCTCAACAATTCCGGGTCATAACACATCAAATCGATAAATCACCTCCATAAGTAATAAATCTACAAAATAACCAAACTTCATCTACCAATCTTCAACCTAGTTCCTTGCCCGCTAATTTCCAAACACTTCCAAATATAGTTGTGCATCAAAATGAGACCTCGCAATACAGACTGACAATATGAACTTCCCATTCTGTCATAAGATTCCCATAGTCAATAACATCAAAATGAGACCTCACTAACACAGACCGGCTAAATGGATTTCCCATTCTGTCATAAGCAGATTGCCATAGTCAATAATGAACATAATAGACAGGAACTACTAGCACAATCTCAAATAGATGCTGGTCAGAAAAGCCCTGCTAGCAGAAACCGATACTTTTGACTTCTCTGTACACACAAAGTGGAGGGCTGGAGGTTAGGCTCCAGAACCTCGAGGATGTGAGGCTTGCGTCAGCGCGGGAGGGGAATGTGGTACTGGGATCCATACCTTCCGACGACCTGAGCGAGGGTCTTGATGTAGCTGTCGATGATCTCGTCGCGGGGGATGTCGGGGTTGGCGCCGTCGCCTGGGGGCGGCTCCATGACGACGAGCCAGTGCTCGAAGTCGCACCCGTCGAGGAGGATTGTCTCCTTGGGCGGGCGGTTGCTCCAGTTCGGGGACGAGTCCCGCAGCGACGAGTGCGCGGGCTGCGTCGCGAACCGCCTGGCAACCGCGACCGGGGATGGGACCAGCACCGCAGGGAGGAGGCTGCCCGCGGCGGCGAGCGGGCGGAGGAAGCGGGAGCCGGCGGCGGGGAGTGGCGAGAGCCACGACAGGAGGAGCGCACGCGACGCCGACGCCATGGTGCAAAACCCTAGGGAAGGTGGGGCAATGGGGTAGAGAGAGACGAGGGTTTAAGGCTTTAGCCCAGAGTGCGCGATTACAGTTAGCTGACGTATAGCCCAAGTCGTATCATAACCAAACCTGCCTTAATCTCGGTCGTTAGCGATCCATATTTTGGACGCGACGACCTAATCTCGGCGGCACATGAGCCCGCATCACATTTATGCACCGGAATACAAATCCTAAACCTTAGTTATTGCAGGTGCCTTCTAGTAAAATTTACTTAATGTCCTAGTTATATGTCTAAATAATACATCTTGGAAGACAGATATATACCCTAGTTTACTTAATATCCAGCTTCTTGGTTATATGTCAAAAAAATATCTTAGTGGATCCAGCACTACGGGAAAACGGTCCTAACCCGACGGTCAGAACTATGCCGACGACTGTCGTCGGCCTACTTAGAGCTATGCCGACAGCCTAGTCCTGGCCGTCGGGCTACCCTGACCtacgccgacggcagccgtcggtatAGAACGGCCGTCGGTACAGCTGCCGACACGtcgacagcagccgtcggcatacAGATGGGCCCGGCGACCCCGCCCGTGACCAGTGGCTAACGTCGTCAAAACTATGCCGATGGTCGGgacgggcggccgtcggcatatctccgcacgccacgtcaccgatccgcggcgTAGCTATGCcaacggcggccgtcggcatagacgccACGTCAGCGATCCGCGGCTCGCAGCACACCTAAACCATGTCGTCTCTATGCCGacagctttgccgtcggcatagttttttaTTTACATGTTTTTTACAAAAAAAAATTTacatatgtttttatgctttttATGTATTATATGAATATATATGTGGTTTGTATttttccatagattatgaatatatatatatagtttgtatttttttcgaGCATGTTAACAATGTGttgtcatgttcttttgaatataggtctttatattttattaaaatcaaaaacagctatgccgacataagttttgtggcggttgcaaacgcccggcacccgtctccggagtgtgacccccTCACGTCCGCGGTGTGCCCCTCTCACGGATGGCGCCGACGCCAGCATCTGGAGGGTGgaaacagccgcatcgggtctatacgaaggggacgttgctcccaagtgtttctataggatgacctaccacaaccgggtggtgttgtggcatgtccgaagaggcggcacgcgtctccggggtatggcccccctcacggacggcgctgccggcggcacctggaggggagaaatggacgcgtcgggtctacacacggaggggatgtagctgtggttttggcccggatgttgctcccaggtgtccctctgtgcTGACCAGacgcaaccgggtggagaggtccactggtcaaagtgaaagtgctagtgatcgactagagggggggtgtgaataggcgatttttatggaagtcttcaaaacatggaagtttcgaagacaaacgatataaataaacctattaccatgcagcggaaggtagactacactaagcaagccatagtcaagtattcaatgaagtgaaagcacaatgactaatagcaactaggcGGTATagatcagtgatacgtctccaacgtatctataatttttgattgctccatgctacattatctactgttttgggcaatattgggctttattatccacttttatattacttttgggactaacctattaaccggaggcccagcccagaattgttgttttttgcctatttcagtgttttgaagaaaaggaatatcagacggagtcgaaacggaacgaaatcaactggagaagttatttttggaaggaaacacacctgatggacttgtaccccacgtcaaggaaggaacgaggtgctcacgagggtggggggcgccccctgtctcgtggggccctcatggctcccctgacgtacctcctgcacccatatatacctacgtgacctaaaacttccagaatgcaacatagatcgggagttccgtcgtcagaagcctccatagccaccaaaagtcaattgggaccctgttccggcaccctgccggaggggggaaccctcaccggtggccatcttcatcatcccggcgctctccatgatgaggagggagtagttctccctcggggctgagggtatgtaccagtagctatgtgtttgatctctctctctctctcgtgttcttgatttggcacgatcttgatgtatcgcgagctttgctattatagttggatcttatgtttctcctccccctcttctctcttgtaatgaattgagttttgcctttgaagtaatcttatcggattgagtctttaaagatttgagaacacttgatgtatgtcttgccgtggatatctgtggtgacaatgggataccacgtgccacttgatgtatgttttggtgaccaacttgcgggttccgcccatgaacctatgcataggggttggcacacgttttcgtcgtgattctctggtagaaactttggggcactctttgaggtcctttgtgttggttgaatagatgaatctgagattgtgtgacgcatatcgtataatcatacccacggatacttgaggtgacattggagtatctaggtgacattagggttttggttgatttgtgtcttaaggtgttattctagtacgaactctagggctgtttgtgacacttataggaatagcccaacggattgattggaaagaataactttgaggtggtttcgtaccctaccataatctcttcgttcgttctccgctattagtgactttggagtgactctttgttgcatgttgagggatagttatgtgatccaattatgttagtattgttgagagaacttacactagcgaaagtatgaaccctaggccttatttccacacattgcaataccgtttacgctcacttttatcacttgctaccttgctgtttttataatttcatattacaaatactattatctactatccatataccacttgtatcaccatctcttcgccgaactagtgtacctatacaatttaccattgtattgggtgtgttggggacacaagagactctttattatttggttgcagggttgcttgagagagaccatcttcatcctatgcctcctacggattgataaaccttaggtcatccacttgagggaaatttgctactgtcctacaaacctctgcacttggaggcccaacagcgtctacaagaagaaggttgtgtagtagacatcaagctcttttctggcgccgttgccggggaggttagtgcttgaaggtatatctttagatcttgcaatcgagtcttttagtttcttgttttatcactagtttagtttataaaagaaaactataaaaaaatggaattgagtttgtctcatatgcttcacctttttaatatctttcgtgagtatgatggaaaggataattgtgctcaagtgctagaagaagaaatctataaaatgtttggcactaaatatttgaatgatgagcatgattgcaatgttgttagtatgaattccttgaatatccatgatgctaatgatatgcaaagccacaagcttggggaagctatgtttgatgaagatgatattttttgtcccccaagctttgatgagcaaatttactatgatgaaagcatgcctcctgaaAGTgccagtgatcgactagaggggggggtgaataggcgatttt
It encodes:
- the LOC119302227 gene encoding multiple organellar RNA editing factor 8, chloroplastic/mitochondrial-like — translated: MASASRALLLSRASPLHAAASRFLRPVAAAGSLLPAALVPSPAAAPWAAARRFATQPANSSLRDSSPNWSNRPPKETILLDGCDFEHWLVVMEPPPGDGANPDVTRDEIIDGYIKTLAQVVGSEDEARMKIYSVSTRHYFAFGALVSEELSYKLKELPKVRWVLPDSYLDVRNKDYGGEPFIDGQAVPYDPKYHEEWVRNNARANERSRRNDRPRNFDRSRNFERRRENTQAYQSGPPNQMPPHDAAPPSRGAQGPPPPSGAPPNYQPHAPNPQAGYAAGGGPNYPNAPPPPGYRGAPAPGYQAGNQGYQGNPGGNMHNGPGPAYHSNNPGYQGGAPGGNPPPPFAGGNQPPPYHGGGPSYGGGAPDYQGQPGGNPGYQGGGNYSNAAPPPYEGRDGPGRNYQ